Proteins from a single region of bacterium:
- a CDS encoding thrombospondin type 3 repeat-containing protein, which yields MLSAPMRLARLPRLALVAAPALLVAAATAAADTPTFVVKDLFLRERRVLAPEAPARLSATADIVSVEPGAAAESPFPSFATDDGLGTTLAPTGVTVPELTNGAALLFIRASRALPSCVSFTLVLRNATTGVEVARSTLTGLSLRDRVNSVSLPFRLRNDAPTILADDPLAMTLTTRIGASCRAGTIRLLYDAKGRPSRLAVAACKAPPGSPDVDGNGIADVCEAPFAPDTDTDGDGVPNVDDNCPFVPNPDQSDRDGDGVGDACDVDDPSAPDRDGDGVPDEEDNCPTVPNPDQADADGDGVGDACEPDPIPPPLDTDGDGVPDARDNCPLIPNADQADVNADGVGDVCQCTLGRPGRCIPGGGKARTDCIAEFTTPGPVTRGKGGKVRPILRCLDGDPACDLDGRADGTCTFAVSLCLANDDPRFPRCTPERPTRIDVREAADASGLERLRTVTGATLAQASAQPGGSGGWNVCTAPAAIAVPAPTHKRRTRRRIRTDTWDRLERRDRDRLTLECLSAR from the coding sequence ATGCTATCGGCGCCCATGCGCCTCGCTCGCCTGCCCCGGCTCGCCCTCGTCGCCGCGCCCGCGCTCCTCGTCGCCGCGGCGACCGCGGCCGCCGACACGCCGACGTTCGTCGTGAAGGATCTCTTCCTGCGCGAGCGCCGCGTTCTCGCGCCGGAGGCCCCCGCGCGCCTCAGCGCCACCGCCGACATCGTGTCCGTCGAGCCCGGCGCGGCCGCCGAGAGCCCCTTCCCGTCGTTCGCCACCGACGACGGCCTCGGCACGACGCTGGCGCCGACGGGGGTCACGGTTCCCGAGCTCACGAACGGGGCCGCACTCCTCTTCATCCGTGCGAGCCGCGCGCTGCCGTCCTGCGTGTCCTTCACGCTCGTGCTGCGCAACGCGACGACCGGGGTGGAGGTCGCCCGCTCCACGCTGACCGGGCTGTCGTTGCGCGATCGCGTCAACTCGGTCTCGCTGCCGTTCCGGCTGCGCAACGACGCGCCGACGATCCTCGCCGACGACCCGCTCGCGATGACGCTGACGACGCGCATCGGCGCCTCGTGCCGCGCCGGCACCATCCGCCTGCTCTACGACGCCAAGGGCCGGCCGAGCCGCCTCGCCGTGGCGGCCTGCAAGGCACCGCCGGGCTCGCCGGACGTCGACGGCAACGGCATCGCCGACGTGTGCGAAGCGCCCTTCGCGCCCGACACCGACACCGACGGCGACGGCGTGCCGAACGTCGACGACAACTGTCCGTTCGTTCCCAATCCCGACCAGAGCGACCGCGATGGCGACGGCGTCGGCGACGCCTGCGACGTCGACGATCCGTCGGCCCCCGACCGGGACGGGGACGGCGTACCGGACGAAGAGGACAACTGCCCGACGGTTCCGAACCCCGACCAGGCCGACGCCGACGGCGACGGCGTGGGCGACGCGTGCGAGCCCGACCCGATCCCGCCGCCGCTCGACACCGACGGCGACGGCGTGCCCGACGCGCGCGACAACTGTCCCCTCATCCCCAACGCCGACCAGGCCGACGTGAACGCGGACGGCGTCGGCGACGTCTGCCAGTGCACGCTCGGCCGTCCGGGCCGCTGCATCCCCGGCGGCGGCAAGGCGCGCACCGACTGCATCGCCGAGTTCACGACCCCCGGTCCCGTGACCCGCGGCAAGGGCGGCAAGGTCCGTCCGATCCTGCGCTGCCTCGACGGCGACCCGGCCTGCGACCTCGACGGGCGCGCCGACGGCACGTGCACCTTCGCCGTAAGCCTGTGCCTGGCGAACGACGACCCGCGCTTCCCGCGCTGCACGCCGGAGCGTCCGACGCGCATCGACGTCCGGGAGGCCGCCGACGCGTCGGGGCTCGAGCGGCTGCGTACCGTCACCGGGGCCACGCTCGCGCAGGCGTCCGCCCAGCCGGGCGGCAGCGGCGGGTGGAACGTCTGCACCGCGCCCGCTGCGATCGCCGTGCCCGCCCCGACGCACAAGCGGCGGACTCGACGCCGCATCCGCACCGACACCTGGGATCGGCTCGAGCGGCGCGATCGCGATCGGCTGACGCTCGAGTGCCTGTCGGCGCGGTGA